The following proteins are co-located in the Clostridiales bacterium genome:
- the hrcA gene encoding heat-inducible transcription repressor HrcA — MDLSERKLRILQAIVGDFIRSAEPIGSRTLSKKYDMGISPATIRNEMSDLEEMGFLTHPHTSAGRVPSDKAYRLYVNNLMKRYELPEEEKKIIAEKLTKNVSELEKTIQHAASLLSELTNLTSFAITPNQEANQLKYINFLPVDDHTVVLMIVTESGKVSNTAIKLSNPYSEEHLTLMSKVMTFNYKGKTLSDILTLDIIKNFESDIETMGKLMETIRPNFINTLENMLNVELFMDGLTNIFSIPEYNDIEKAKVFLEMIHQKKHFTDVLINRDNGMIITIGNENKEDYMRDCSLITATYHINGQMVGKLGVIGPTRMKYDEVTSIIQYITDNISQTFKLTGGDKEDE; from the coding sequence ATGGATTTGTCGGAAAGAAAACTAAGAATACTGCAAGCGATCGTGGGAGACTTTATCCGTTCTGCTGAACCCATTGGATCCCGTACGCTTTCAAAGAAATATGATATGGGAATCAGCCCGGCAACGATACGAAACGAAATGTCCGATCTGGAAGAGATGGGATTTCTGACACACCCGCACACATCGGCAGGAAGAGTTCCTTCTGACAAGGCGTATCGCCTATATGTCAACAACTTGATGAAACGGTATGAGCTTCCGGAAGAAGAAAAGAAAATCATCGCCGAAAAATTAACCAAGAATGTATCAGAACTGGAAAAGACCATTCAGCATGCAGCCAGCCTGCTGTCGGAACTTACGAATTTGACTTCCTTTGCCATTACACCAAATCAGGAAGCCAATCAGCTGAAATATATCAATTTCCTTCCGGTGGATGATCATACGGTTGTTCTGATGATCGTGACGGAGAGTGGCAAGGTATCCAATACAGCGATTAAACTGAGTAACCCTTATTCAGAAGAGCATCTGACTTTGATGTCAAAGGTGATGACCTTTAACTATAAAGGGAAGACCTTGAGTGATATTTTGACGCTGGACATCATTAAAAATTTCGAAAGCGATATCGAAACTATGGGGAAATTGATGGAAACAATCCGCCCCAATTTTATCAATACACTCGAAAACATGCTGAATGTGGAGTTGTTCATGGATGGGCTCACAAACATCTTTTCGATTCCGGAATACAATGACATCGAAAAAGCCAAAGTATTCCTTGAGATGATCCATCAGAAAAAACACTTTACTGATGTTTTGATTAACCGTGACAACGGAATGATTATTACCATCGGAAATGAGAATAAAGAGGACTATATGCGGGATTGCAGCCTGATTACCGCCACCTATCATATCAATGGACAGATGGTTGGAAAACTAGGCGTAATAGGCCCCACACGGATGAAGTATGACGAGGTTACCTCAATCATTCAATATATTACAGATAATATCAGCCAAACTTTTAAACTAACGGGAGGAGACAAAGAAGATGAGTAA